In Numidum massiliense, a single genomic region encodes these proteins:
- a CDS encoding sugar phosphate nucleotidyltransferase translates to MKGVILAGGTGSRLYPLTKGTNKHLLPVGKYPMIYHAIFKLKEAGLDEVLIVTGREHLGDMVKVLGGGAEFGVHLTYKVQEQAGGIAEALGLARTFAGGDSLAVLLGDNVFADSLAPYVARFRQQGGGAKVLLKEVSDPERFGVAEIYGDHIVSIEEKPVHPKSNYAVTGIYMYDAEVFDIIETVKPSARGELEITDVNNGYIRRGNLTYEVLKGEWTDAGTFSSLMRANDLASNVDWRLTEEKDSAPELASTVTV, encoded by the coding sequence GTGAAAGGTGTTATTTTAGCGGGAGGTACTGGGTCGCGACTGTATCCGTTAACGAAGGGTACGAACAAGCACCTCCTGCCAGTAGGAAAGTACCCGATGATCTATCACGCCATTTTTAAACTGAAAGAAGCGGGGCTGGATGAGGTGTTAATCGTGACCGGGCGGGAGCACCTCGGCGACATGGTCAAAGTGCTCGGGGGCGGCGCTGAGTTTGGCGTGCACTTGACGTATAAAGTGCAAGAACAAGCGGGTGGCATTGCCGAGGCACTCGGTTTGGCCCGTACGTTCGCTGGCGGCGATTCACTCGCGGTGCTATTAGGCGATAACGTGTTTGCCGACAGTTTGGCGCCGTACGTCGCGCGCTTTCGCCAGCAAGGCGGGGGCGCTAAAGTATTGTTGAAAGAAGTGTCCGATCCGGAACGGTTCGGCGTAGCGGAAATTTACGGCGACCACATCGTGTCGATCGAAGAGAAGCCGGTGCACCCGAAGTCGAATTACGCGGTCACAGGCATATATATGTACGATGCGGAAGTGTTTGACATTATTGAGACGGTCAAACCGTCGGCACGCGGCGAATTAGAAATAACCGACGTCAACAACGGCTACATTCGTCGCGGCAATTTAACGTATGAGGTGCTCAAAGGGGAATGGACAGACGCGGGCACTTTTTCCTCGCTCATGCGCGCGAACGATTTAGCGTCAAATGTCGACTGGCGTCTAACGGAAGAAAAAGACTCGGCGCCGGAGTTGGCATCGACCGTGACCGTTTAG
- the rfbC gene encoding dTDP-4-dehydrorhamnose 3,5-epimerase — translation MKVAETKLAGVKIVEPDVFRDKRGFFTESYNAQKLKAHGIDHTFVQDNHSLSTEAGVLRGLHYQLYPKAQTKLVRVLAGAIYDVVVDLRRSSPTYGEWFGTVLSESNQRQLLVPQGFAHGFCTLTDNAQVFYKVDSYYAPECERGIIWNDPTLAIDWPTGDPILSDRDARFPLFQDAEANF, via the coding sequence GTGAAAGTTGCGGAAACGAAACTTGCCGGTGTAAAAATTGTTGAACCCGACGTGTTTCGGGACAAACGCGGTTTTTTTACGGAGAGTTACAACGCGCAGAAACTTAAGGCACACGGGATCGACCATACGTTTGTGCAAGACAACCATTCGTTGTCGACTGAGGCGGGCGTTCTGCGCGGACTGCACTACCAGTTGTATCCAAAGGCACAAACGAAGCTCGTGCGCGTGTTAGCAGGTGCTATTTACGATGTCGTCGTCGATTTGCGGCGCTCCTCGCCGACGTACGGCGAGTGGTTCGGGACTGTGCTCAGTGAAAGCAATCAGCGGCAACTGCTCGTACCGCAAGGTTTTGCGCACGGTTTTTGCACGCTGACCGACAACGCGCAAGTGTTTTACAAAGTTGACTCCTATTACGCGCCCGAATGTGAGCGAGGGATTATATGGAATGATCCGACACTGGCGATCGACTGGCCGACGGGGGATCCAATTCTATCGGACAGAGATGCGCGTTTTCCGCTTTTTCAAGACGCAGAAGCTAACTTTTAA
- the rfbB gene encoding dTDP-glucose 4,6-dehydratase, translating into MKLLITGGAGFIGSNFIHYMCEKYPSYTLVNYDKLTYCGNLQNLTGVAHLPQYTFIEGDICDRARVDEVVKQHKIDTIVNFAAESHVDRSIQQADVFVQSNVLGTQVLLEVAKANDIHKFVQISTDEVYGTLGETGYFTETTPYAPNSPYSASKAAGDMLVRSYYSTYGMNVNITNCSNNYGPYQFPEKLIPLMITNALQGKKLPIYGDGKHVRDWLHVYDHCTAIDLVLHKGEPGEVYNVGGHNERHNIDIVTEIVDMLGVSPSLITYVDDRLGHDRRYAIDPKKICTTLGWEQRYTFETGLRETVRWYLDNRDWWEPLKARLAQQIG; encoded by the coding sequence GTGAAGCTACTCATTACTGGCGGCGCCGGTTTTATCGGCAGCAACTTTATCCACTACATGTGTGAAAAATACCCGTCCTATACACTCGTCAACTACGATAAACTGACATACTGTGGCAATTTACAAAACTTAACTGGCGTCGCGCATCTCCCGCAGTACACGTTTATCGAAGGTGATATTTGTGACCGTGCACGAGTCGACGAGGTCGTGAAGCAGCATAAAATCGATACGATCGTTAACTTTGCGGCGGAATCGCACGTTGACCGTAGCATTCAGCAAGCCGATGTGTTTGTACAAAGCAACGTATTAGGGACACAGGTGCTACTCGAGGTGGCGAAAGCGAACGACATTCACAAGTTTGTGCAAATATCGACCGACGAAGTATACGGAACGCTCGGAGAAACGGGGTACTTTACCGAGACGACCCCGTATGCGCCGAACAGCCCGTACTCCGCGAGTAAAGCGGCCGGCGATATGCTCGTGCGCTCCTACTATAGTACATACGGGATGAACGTGAACATTACGAACTGCTCGAACAACTACGGGCCGTACCAGTTTCCGGAAAAACTCATTCCGCTCATGATTACGAACGCGTTACAAGGGAAGAAACTGCCGATTTACGGCGACGGAAAGCACGTGCGCGACTGGCTACACGTTTACGATCACTGTACGGCCATCGACCTCGTGTTGCACAAGGGCGAACCGGGTGAAGTGTACAACGTCGGCGGGCACAACGAGCGTCACAATATCGATATTGTGACGGAAATTGTGGACATGCTCGGCGTATCGCCGTCGCTCATTACGTATGTCGACGATCGTTTAGGGCACGACCGCCGCTATGCGATTGATCCGAAGAAAATATGCACGACGCTAGGGTGGGAGCAGCGCTACACGTTTGAAACAGGCCTCCGCGAGACAGTTAGGTGGTATTTGGACAACCGCGACTGGTGGGAACCGCTGAAGGCTCGCTTGGCACAGCAAATCGGATAG
- a CDS encoding WecB/TagA/CpsF family glycosyltransferase, which produces MERKRLGNVDVCVTEEQEVLHVVEQVIRRKEQVTLYYLNAHCFNLAQGDEEYRRILNEADLLLNDGIGVELGAKMNGFSFPENLNGTDLTPKLLHLAAEKGFSVYLLGAERQVIEKAVAQIARKWPTLNVVGYRDGFFAADDPAIVQEVNRLQPDLLIVGMGVPRQEKWISRHRAALNAHVMTGVGAFFDFTSGNVRRAPRFVRAVKMEWAFRLLLEPKRLWRRYIIGNVAFFYHVVKAKKRQEANDG; this is translated from the coding sequence ATGGAACGGAAACGTTTAGGAAATGTGGACGTTTGTGTCACCGAAGAGCAGGAAGTGCTCCACGTTGTTGAGCAGGTGATCCGGCGCAAAGAACAGGTGACGCTCTACTATTTGAATGCGCACTGTTTTAACTTGGCGCAAGGCGATGAGGAATACCGCCGTATATTGAATGAGGCGGACCTACTGCTCAATGACGGTATCGGGGTGGAGCTCGGAGCGAAAATGAACGGGTTTTCGTTTCCGGAGAACCTTAACGGCACCGATTTGACGCCGAAACTGTTACACTTGGCGGCTGAAAAAGGGTTCTCCGTCTATTTGCTCGGCGCGGAGCGGCAAGTGATCGAAAAAGCAGTGGCACAAATTGCTCGCAAATGGCCGACATTGAATGTCGTCGGCTACCGCGACGGCTTTTTTGCCGCAGACGACCCGGCGATCGTACAGGAAGTGAATCGCTTACAGCCTGATTTGCTCATCGTCGGGATGGGCGTACCGCGGCAAGAGAAATGGATTAGTCGCCATCGTGCCGCGTTAAACGCACATGTTATGACCGGGGTCGGTGCGTTCTTCGATTTCACTTCCGGTAACGTGCGCCGCGCGCCCCGCTTCGTGCGCGCAGTAAAAATGGAGTGGGCTTTCCGCCTGTTACTGGAACCGAAGCGACTCTGGCGCCGCTACATCATCGGCAACGTCGCATTTTTTTATCACGTGGTGAAAGCGAAGAAAAGGCAGGAAGCAAACGATGGGTAA
- a CDS encoding glycosyltransferase family 2 protein — protein sequence MGNEPKVCIIIVNYNTTEDTIACLESLKAVDYSNVDVVLVDNCSRDISALEQYAAENGVHFLPLKENLGFAGGNNVAIKYAREQLLDVDYLLLLNNDTVVDVGFLQPLVAEFARRPSVGACCAHINYYDPPQDTWYGGGGIKWPIGKPYHETASRDDLTPRTVDFLTGCVFMFPAGLVEEVGYLDEDYFLYFEDVAFSVDIQRAGYELRYVPESLVYHKVSVSTGYRSPLANYYGTRNNLLFMSRYAKKRHYVTFRCFFLLKNVVKYAVHLAKGKSSRGIRRAIVQAFKDFRNDRVGKGELRSK from the coding sequence ATGGGTAACGAGCCAAAAGTGTGTATTATTATCGTCAATTACAATACGACCGAGGACACGATCGCTTGCTTGGAATCACTTAAGGCGGTCGATTACAGCAACGTGGACGTCGTCCTCGTCGACAATTGTTCTCGCGACATAAGTGCGCTGGAGCAGTATGCGGCTGAAAACGGCGTCCACTTTTTACCCTTAAAAGAAAATCTCGGATTTGCTGGCGGCAACAACGTGGCGATCAAGTATGCGCGCGAACAGTTATTAGACGTCGATTACTTGTTGTTACTCAATAACGACACGGTAGTCGATGTTGGGTTTTTGCAGCCCCTCGTCGCCGAGTTTGCGCGCCGTCCGTCTGTTGGCGCTTGTTGTGCCCACATCAATTATTACGACCCCCCGCAAGACACGTGGTACGGCGGGGGAGGCATAAAGTGGCCGATCGGCAAACCGTATCACGAGACAGCGTCGCGCGATGACTTGACCCCGCGTACGGTCGACTTTCTTACCGGGTGCGTGTTCATGTTTCCGGCGGGTCTCGTGGAGGAAGTCGGTTACTTGGACGAAGACTACTTTTTATACTTCGAAGATGTCGCCTTTAGTGTCGACATTCAGCGTGCCGGTTACGAACTAAGGTATGTGCCGGAATCGCTCGTGTATCATAAGGTGTCTGTGTCAACTGGCTACCGCTCCCCGCTGGCGAATTATTACGGCACGCGGAACAATTTATTGTTCATGTCGCGCTATGCGAAAAAACGACACTACGTGACGTTTAGGTGCTTTTTTTTACTAAAAAATGTCGTTAAATACGCGGTCCACTTGGCGAAAGGGAAGTCCTCACGCGGTATCCGCCGCGCAATTGTACAAGCGTTCAAAGATTTTCGCAACGATCGCGTAGGAAAAGGGGAATTACGCAGTAAATAA
- a CDS encoding CatB-related O-acetyltransferase, with protein MKRLLKQLLPASVKRAIKRRQFKLRNKDVFVGHGVEVDPVTTRAEQGCTINAYSYVAEAEIGRYTYFGRNCIVMNAKIGPFCSIAPHCRIGLGSHPAHFVSTSPLFYSTVGQVNGEVWVDRNYYGEFTPVEIGANVWLGADVTVLDGVTIGEGAICAAGSVVTKDVPPYAIVAGVPAKIIKYRFDEKIIAELLKLNVFARDDAWLKAHLTGAVDPDKLLRRLAKQQSPS; from the coding sequence GTGAAACGGTTGCTGAAACAACTGCTCCCCGCATCAGTTAAACGAGCGATTAAACGGCGGCAGTTTAAACTGAGAAATAAAGACGTGTTCGTGGGACACGGCGTCGAAGTCGATCCAGTGACGACGAGGGCGGAACAAGGGTGTACGATCAACGCGTACTCGTATGTGGCGGAAGCGGAAATCGGCCGCTACACGTATTTCGGCCGCAACTGTATCGTCATGAACGCAAAAATCGGTCCGTTTTGTTCAATAGCCCCGCACTGCCGCATCGGGTTAGGTAGTCATCCGGCACACTTCGTTAGTACGTCGCCACTTTTTTATTCTACCGTCGGGCAAGTAAATGGCGAAGTGTGGGTAGACCGCAATTACTACGGTGAATTCACGCCTGTGGAAATAGGTGCTAACGTATGGCTCGGTGCGGACGTGACCGTATTGGACGGGGTAACGATCGGAGAGGGTGCGATTTGTGCCGCAGGGTCAGTCGTGACGAAAGATGTGCCGCCTTACGCCATCGTCGCCGGCGTACCTGCGAAAATCATCAAGTACCGTTTCGATGAAAAGATTATCGCGGAGCTGCTCAAGTTAAACGTATTTGCCCGCGATGACGCGTGGTTAAAAGCGCATTTAACGGGAGCGGTCGATCCTGACAAGTTGTTACGGCGGTTGGCCAAGCAACAATCGCCTAGTTAG
- a CDS encoding SAF domain-containing protein, giving the protein MTIGNGTELVKKVGIVGTGFIGRGLLLALAQQPDLSVSHVLTRRNIHTMANYPYADLLTNSVDELISHADVIVECSGDVLYGSDVVAQAMAVGLPVVTMNAELQVVTGSYFARRGMITEAEGDQPGCLAALHENAVQMGFKPLVYGNIKGFLNHNPTEDDMLYWSERNGISVNMTTSFTDGTKIQIEQALVANGLGATIARDGLLGIKTADADVADGGVSDGGTQLAREAERLGQAISDYVLAPKAPAGVFITATHDDAQSDALKYFKMGSGPYYTLLQTYHLCHLEIPKTIRRVLNGGTVLLNNSPAPTVSVAAVAKRDLSPGETIVRGIGSFAVRGSSVTIAEHRGHVPIGLLANAVVKRPVAAGQTLTFTDIDLPDDVSSSLALEAWLETEAQCLDAEPQPVQTF; this is encoded by the coding sequence ATGACAATAGGAAACGGGACGGAACTAGTTAAAAAGGTCGGGATTGTCGGTACAGGGTTTATCGGCCGTGGTCTTCTTCTCGCCCTGGCTCAGCAACCGGACCTTTCGGTGTCACACGTCTTGACCCGCAGAAATATACATACGATGGCGAATTACCCATATGCCGATTTGCTCACGAACAGTGTGGACGAGCTGATCAGTCATGCCGATGTGATCGTCGAATGTAGCGGCGACGTCTTATACGGTTCGGATGTGGTGGCGCAAGCGATGGCAGTCGGCCTGCCAGTGGTGACGATGAATGCGGAATTGCAAGTAGTCACTGGTTCGTATTTTGCGCGCCGTGGCATGATTACCGAAGCAGAAGGCGACCAGCCAGGCTGTTTGGCCGCGTTGCATGAAAATGCCGTACAGATGGGGTTCAAGCCACTCGTATACGGTAACATTAAAGGGTTCCTCAACCATAACCCGACGGAAGACGATATGTTGTACTGGTCCGAACGCAACGGGATTAGCGTCAACATGACGACATCGTTTACGGATGGGACGAAAATTCAAATCGAGCAAGCGTTAGTAGCGAACGGGTTAGGAGCGACGATTGCACGCGACGGATTGCTTGGCATTAAAACGGCTGACGCTGACGTTGCGGATGGCGGTGTATCCGACGGGGGTACACAGTTGGCGCGTGAAGCTGAACGCTTAGGTCAGGCGATTAGCGATTACGTGTTAGCACCGAAAGCGCCTGCGGGCGTGTTTATTACGGCTACCCACGACGACGCTCAGAGCGACGCGCTAAAGTATTTTAAAATGGGCAGCGGTCCGTACTACACGTTGCTGCAAACGTACCACTTATGCCACCTGGAAATCCCGAAAACGATTCGCCGCGTCCTGAATGGCGGTACGGTATTACTTAATAATTCACCGGCTCCGACAGTTAGTGTCGCTGCAGTTGCCAAGCGGGACCTCTCCCCAGGGGAGACAATTGTCCGCGGCATCGGCAGTTTTGCGGTGCGGGGGTCGAGTGTGACGATTGCCGAACACCGTGGCCACGTACCGATCGGCTTACTGGCGAATGCCGTCGTGAAGCGGCCGGTGGCGGCGGGGCAAACGCTCACCTTTACAGACATCGACCTTCCGGACGATGTGTCTAGTAGTTTGGCGCTCGAAGCTTGGTTGGAAACGGAAGCGCAATGTTTGGATGCGGAGCCGCAGCCTGTTCAGACGTTCTAA
- a CDS encoding helix-turn-helix domain-containing protein, whose translation MEQPIGEQVKKYRMQKGLTLSELAERAGVAKSYISSLERNIQSNPSIQLLEKIAQVLNVSIDTLLYGSDRTKAQGERELPDEWIELVQLAIDSQVTTHQFKQFLEKAGKNTDRKH comes from the coding sequence ATGGAACAACCGATCGGTGAGCAAGTTAAAAAATATCGCATGCAAAAAGGACTAACTTTATCTGAACTCGCTGAACGCGCAGGTGTCGCTAAATCGTATATTAGTTCCTTAGAGCGCAATATTCAGTCAAACCCTTCCATTCAACTGCTGGAAAAAATAGCTCAAGTCCTAAACGTTTCTATCGATACGTTACTATACGGATCAGATAGAACCAAAGCACAAGGCGAACGAGAACTGCCTGACGAATGGATAGAACTCGTGCAACTGGCGATCGACTCGCAAGTAACGACGCACCAGTTTAAACAGTTCCTCGAAAAAGCGGGGAAAAATACCGACCGGAAACATTGA
- the ytaF gene encoding sporulation membrane protein YtaF, with translation MAWLLILAFTFSSSIDNLGVGVSYGIRNIRISHFKNLLIAVICFLFSMVGILFGRWIATVLPGILPVLLGSFLIFVIGLRIILLAVPRKKEVSGAAANRPIGAHGHSMKGILKHPENVDVDQSGQIGFVEACVLGVALSANALTNGLGAGLLGLSPLAISLTASIGSYLTVWWGVALGHKMTHIRIGSFSVGQFGTLISGAILLLIAFTAFF, from the coding sequence TTGGCGTGGTTGCTCATTTTGGCGTTTACCTTTTCGTCAAGTATCGATAATTTAGGAGTAGGTGTCTCTTACGGCATTCGCAACATACGCATCAGTCATTTCAAAAATTTGCTGATTGCCGTCATCTGCTTTTTGTTTAGCATGGTGGGCATTTTGTTCGGACGGTGGATTGCTACCGTATTACCGGGCATATTGCCTGTCTTGCTCGGATCCTTCTTAATTTTCGTGATCGGGTTGCGCATCATTTTGTTAGCTGTTCCGCGTAAAAAAGAGGTGTCTGGCGCGGCGGCCAACCGTCCAATCGGTGCACACGGCCACAGCATGAAGGGTATTTTGAAACATCCGGAGAACGTCGACGTTGACCAATCAGGGCAGATTGGATTTGTTGAAGCGTGTGTGCTCGGGGTAGCCCTTTCGGCTAACGCACTAACGAACGGCTTAGGGGCTGGGTTGCTCGGCTTGTCACCGCTCGCAATTTCTTTAACTGCGTCGATTGGCAGCTATTTAACCGTTTGGTGGGGTGTGGCCTTAGGGCACAAAATGACCCACATCCGCATCGGGTCGTTCTCGGTCGGACAGTTTGGGACGCTAATAAGCGGGGCGATATTGCTTTTGATCGCCTTTACCGCTTTCTTTTAA
- a CDS encoding helix-turn-helix domain-containing protein yields the protein MCEQKEHPKLGLVIKSLLKERALSMRKLSALTGIDTATISRIASGKQTPKIEHLKQFASALDVPLKQLLVAIGLDLGQDELDLDEKKSLNSDMHLLVNALDATHFVDVQHVATRVKKELDNYEQYARTAEGQRVIQEQFPLKVQQVDGAGPFIERLQQMYEKLSDAHISDKERSVIGSALLYFILTTDIIPDYLFPIGYLDDAFAVQLVSERLETLNNTS from the coding sequence ATGTGTGAACAGAAAGAGCATCCTAAACTCGGTCTCGTCATTAAATCGTTACTAAAAGAACGCGCGCTATCGATGCGGAAACTAAGTGCCCTGACAGGGATTGACACGGCGACGATCTCGCGCATCGCTAGCGGAAAACAAACGCCGAAAATCGAACATTTAAAACAATTTGCCTCTGCGCTCGACGTACCGCTCAAGCAATTACTGGTGGCGATCGGACTCGACTTAGGGCAGGACGAACTAGACCTCGACGAAAAAAAAAGTCTTAATTCCGACATGCACCTGCTCGTCAACGCTCTCGACGCGACGCACTTCGTCGACGTACAACATGTTGCCACCCGCGTAAAAAAAGAACTGGACAACTATGAACAGTATGCGCGCACCGCTGAGGGACAACGCGTCATCCAGGAGCAGTTTCCGCTCAAAGTGCAACAAGTTGACGGGGCCGGTCCGTTCATCGAGCGACTACAACAAATGTACGAGAAACTATCCGACGCACACATCTCGGACAAAGAGCGGTCAGTGATCGGCAGTGCGTTGCTGTACTTTATTTTGACGACAGATATCATTCCCGACTATCTTTTTCCAATTGGCTACTTAGATGATGCCTTCGCCGTACAGCTCGTCAGCGAGCGACTAGAAACATTGAACAATACGTCGTAA
- a CDS encoding beta-class carbonic anhydrase, which translates to MHMLEQILDFNESFVRQKAYEKYATTKYPDKKLVILSCMDTRLVELLPRAMNLKNGDAKIIKNAGAIVSHPFGSAMRSILVAIYELKAQEVCVVGHYDCGMSAVHPPTVLQKMHERGISATTTGTLKHAGIDLKRWLKGFDDVAAGVKNSVHIIKNHPLLPRDVPVHGLIIDPETGNLDRVVDGYKPE; encoded by the coding sequence ATGCATATGCTAGAACAAATTTTGGACTTTAACGAAAGCTTCGTCCGCCAAAAGGCATATGAAAAATACGCGACGACGAAATACCCCGACAAAAAACTCGTCATTTTATCTTGTATGGATACGCGGCTCGTCGAATTACTCCCGCGCGCCATGAACTTGAAAAACGGCGACGCTAAAATCATTAAAAACGCCGGTGCCATCGTCTCGCACCCGTTCGGGAGCGCAATGCGCAGTATCCTTGTCGCCATCTATGAACTAAAGGCACAAGAAGTGTGTGTCGTCGGCCATTACGATTGCGGCATGAGCGCTGTCCATCCGCCCACCGTGTTACAAAAGATGCACGAAAGAGGAATCTCTGCTACGACGACGGGTACACTCAAACACGCTGGCATCGATCTCAAGAGATGGCTAAAAGGATTCGACGACGTCGCGGCAGGAGTAAAAAACAGTGTCCACATTATTAAAAACCACCCCCTCCTCCCGCGCGATGTACCGGTACACGGCCTAATCATCGACCCAGAAACTGGAAATCTCGACCGCGTCGTCGACGGTTACAAACCGGAGTAA
- a CDS encoding MFS transporter — protein sequence MGVSVHKQLKARSKSWLINRNFTCIWSSWLFYEYGFQLYLIAFPLLIYDLTGSALAMSVMRVVDFIPSVALGLFVGVLSDRLNRKWMMAYATILRLVATALLLYLLTAAQLQLWHVYVAVFLIASAGQLFVNAHHSLMPQLVPNKELTSANAKLVFIETVIGMAAPGLVGFIIVRYAYELTFSSYFVSMLLVFFLILFVRPPVRNARQEPEDERQAAGERGSFRTELQEGMRELFGNKLLLAPTLLILFLNIANGAVTGVLIFFAADVVAASKVEIGLVFGIGAIGSLLGSLLVSRLQKRYRRGQLLLWGLLLSVLSYALLVFAYTWWLIALSVAIRYFATTVANILYLTLRQQLTPNHLLGRVAGTSHTLMQLTVPFALLAAGLWAEYLPVRWLFVGAGVGVAVIYFANVNGKVKEIE from the coding sequence GTGGGGGTTAGTGTCCATAAACAATTGAAAGCGCGTTCAAAGTCGTGGTTGATCAACCGGAATTTCACTTGTATTTGGTCGAGTTGGCTCTTTTACGAATACGGGTTTCAACTGTATTTGATCGCTTTCCCGTTACTCATTTACGATTTGACCGGTTCTGCTTTGGCGATGAGCGTGATGCGGGTCGTCGATTTTATCCCGAGCGTCGCTCTCGGTTTGTTCGTCGGTGTGCTCTCCGACCGCCTTAACCGTAAATGGATGATGGCATACGCGACGATCCTCCGCTTGGTCGCTACTGCGTTACTTCTTTATTTACTGACGGCGGCGCAATTACAGCTTTGGCACGTGTATGTCGCCGTCTTTTTGATCGCTTCTGCTGGGCAACTGTTCGTGAATGCCCATCACTCCTTGATGCCACAGCTCGTCCCAAATAAGGAGTTAACGTCCGCTAATGCAAAACTCGTCTTCATCGAAACGGTTATCGGTATGGCCGCCCCTGGGCTCGTCGGTTTTATCATTGTGCGTTACGCCTACGAACTGACATTTTCCAGTTATTTTGTGAGTATGCTGCTCGTGTTCTTCCTGATCTTGTTCGTACGTCCGCCCGTGCGAAACGCGCGACAGGAGCCGGAAGACGAACGCCAAGCAGCGGGGGAGCGCGGTTCGTTTCGGACAGAACTGCAAGAAGGGATGCGCGAACTGTTCGGTAATAAATTGTTACTCGCGCCGACGCTACTTATTTTGTTTTTGAACATTGCTAACGGCGCTGTCACGGGGGTGCTCATCTTTTTTGCCGCTGACGTCGTGGCAGCGAGTAAAGTTGAGATCGGTCTAGTGTTCGGCATTGGCGCGATCGGTAGCTTACTTGGCTCACTTCTCGTCTCGCGGTTGCAAAAGCGATACCGCCGCGGCCAGTTACTCCTGTGGGGGTTACTGTTATCCGTTTTAAGTTATGCATTACTCGTGTTTGCGTACACGTGGTGGCTGATCGCGCTATCGGTCGCGATCCGCTATTTTGCGACAACGGTGGCGAATATCCTTTATTTGACGTTGCGGCAACAGTTGACTCCGAATCATTTGCTCGGTCGCGTCGCGGGAACATCCCATACACTGATGCAACTGACGGTGCCGTTTGCGCTTCTGGCTGCCGGTTTGTGGGCCGAGTATTTGCCGGTTAGATGGTTGTTTGTCGGGGCAGGTGTAGGGGTGGCGGTCATTTATTTCGCGAATGTGAACGGGAAAGTAAAGGAGATAGAGTAA
- a CDS encoding NAD-dependent protein deacylase encodes MDFTKIKAIVNESSNVVFFDGAGTSTESGIPDFRSASGLFASLHDDRYSPEELLSHDFFMNHTEQFYDFYKKKMIYKDARPNQAHLALAKLEKRGNLQAIITQNIDGLHRQAGSQRVLELHGSVQRNYCMTCGTSFSLEYILQSEQAVPTCDQCGGVVKPDVVLYQEALPEDVLEEALTRVSEADVLIVAGTSLKVYPAAALLQFYNNQKLILINNSTTPYDMYADFVINDSIGKVMQQLVQ; translated from the coding sequence ATCGATTTCACCAAAATAAAAGCAATCGTTAACGAAAGTTCCAATGTCGTCTTTTTTGACGGTGCCGGTACGTCGACAGAAAGTGGCATCCCCGATTTTCGCTCGGCTAGCGGATTGTTCGCATCGTTGCACGACGACCGCTACTCACCGGAAGAACTGTTAAGCCACGACTTTTTCATGAACCATACCGAACAGTTTTACGATTTCTATAAAAAGAAGATGATCTACAAGGACGCGAGACCTAATCAGGCACACCTTGCCCTCGCCAAGTTAGAGAAAAGGGGCAATTTGCAAGCGATCATTACGCAAAACATTGATGGCCTGCACCGGCAAGCGGGAAGTCAGCGCGTACTTGAACTACACGGTTCGGTACAACGCAATTATTGTATGACATGCGGCACGTCGTTTTCTCTCGAATACATTTTACAAAGCGAACAAGCGGTACCCACATGCGATCAATGCGGGGGGGTCGTCAAGCCAGACGTCGTCCTCTATCAAGAGGCGCTACCCGAAGATGTCTTAGAAGAAGCCTTAACACGTGTTTCGGAAGCTGACGTGCTCATCGTGGCTGGGACGTCGCTGAAGGTATACCCTGCTGCGGCTTTACTACAGTTTTACAACAACCAGAAACTGATCCTCATTAACAACTCGACGACTCCGTACGACATGTACGCTGACTTCGTCATTAACGACAGCATCGGCAAAGTGATGCAACAGCTCGTACAATAA